tttaaaatataaatgtaattttataaGGGTTCTGTAAAACAAAATGGATGAACTCTATACAGAATCAGATAGGGGGATATTCTTATAACAATCCAATGCACACAAAGCATTAGCAAATTGATAAAAGTGAAACCTTGAGGAGTATTTTGATAATGGCTGAAAAGTACATGGCGTATTTCTTTCCCTTTAAATTAAGTATCCTATACACCTAGAGCATTAGGATATGATCTTTTCTTGAGGAGAATAAGAATCTAAATGTACATGCAATATCAGAAGGGCTTTtgacttctttttatttttttttatttttttattttatttttaattttagatatTGCATGATTAAACTATTACACCATAATACCATAAAGTATATTATGTATGGGACAAAACTCGACAGTGGGTTAAGAAATAATTTTGAGTTCGAACTCTTACTCTACAGTTTTCTTCCCACTTTTAAGTTATATATTCTATATGTTCGGTCTCACTTGTTGAGGGAGAATTTGAGCCTATGGGggagtggtgatttaacacttGTCATATTTTGTCCTTTTGTTTCAATAGTTGTTTCACCAATCAATCCATATCCCATCTTTCTTGTGTCCTTACTCATGCTTGCTATGAATAAGGTTATTTGTGGTAGCAATCACAAAATGACACAAATGGAGGTACTTCATCAATGAGGGTTTCCCAAGCACTTGAAGGAAGTGCTGAATTGACATatggtcttttaatttttcttaaaatagttttaattttattttattcttgtcTCTAAAGGGGTTCCAGTTGGACAATGACACAGAGAGCCAGAGAGGGAGGGTATTTGCATTATTTGCTTCTTCAGTAGCTATGTTGCGTCTTATGTGAATTATGCTCCTATAAATTCTCTCTTGTGTGTCTCATTGATCTTTTCTACGAATTTCCACTTCCATCGCTCTAGCTCAATTCCATAAGCCATCTGATGTCAACTTATTCCTGAAAGTTCACTCATAATTTGCAGTCCAGTTTAAGAAATTGGAACTTATATGTTAGAATCGTTGCCCCTGTGAATTTGGACAATGaatcctcttttatttttttgggctaagCCTGGGCAATGGGTCCTGACTCCACTTGGCTCCAATACTCCTCTAATACAACTTGAATCAACCACTGATGGTGCTTAATCTTTTATGTCAACTGTATCAGCTGAATACTTTCATTTCTTTGCAGACAACTACGCACAAGTAGACTGGCATATAATACCAAACTTTCACATAAATTTATGGGCATACTGGCCATCTAAACTGCttcaatattttcaaaagttCAATGCCATACTTTTTACTCCAATACTATTTTCTTCTTGGCAAAGGCCAAAGTAGAACTTTTAGTAAGattgtattctattttaaaGTAGAAATTAGGGGTTGGGATTTTGTTCATTTCAGTTTGTTATCTCCTAATATGATTGTAAAAGAAAGCACAATGGTTGACTTTTTGCAGGTGATGCCATTATCAGGGTTTCTTGTGAGCAAGCTTTTAAATCTGCCACCCTATTATGCAGCTGGTTTAATATTGGTTGGTTGCTGCCCAGGGGGTATGCATTTATTAGTCTGTCCTAATGTTACTTTTCAATTTCACTCTCGTTGcccctcatatatatatatatatatatatatatttggttgcAGGAACAGCAAGTAACATTGTCACTTACATTGCACGGTTTGTCAAATTCTCCAAGATTGTATCATtgaatttttctgttttgtttttttttttttcctcctcatGTATGCCATGGCCAGACATTCTGAtgaccttttttgtttttccagtgGAAATGTGGCACTTTCGGTGTTGATGACAGCAGCTAGTACTTTAGCAGCTGTGGTTAGTAAATTAGCGTTGTTGTCTTtgcctgtttttttttttttttggggtggggtgggTGATATATGGATGGAGCTTTATATGCCTCGTTATACAAATGAAATGTTGGGTGTAAACAGAGTTTTTGAGGTAGCATAGTGTGAACACCATCTCAAACAATGTGCAgtcaattttatttctttttggccAGTTAAAAGTTGTGATAACAAAAAGTCCTCTCCCTATCAAATAAGAAtataaactatcaattaaatcCTTACCTGTTCAGCTTTGTTGATATCAACCATATCACACAAAAGGTTTTGAGTCGGGACATTTGAAGTAGAGGAATATTTTACCTTTCAGTAATGCGTCAATTTAATTCAAACCCAGTGCCCCCTTACACCATTTTCTTTCTGTGATGGATAGTAtctcatcttttcttttccttccactttgcAGTTCATGACCCCATTTCTCACAGCCAAACTTGCTGGGCAATATGTTGCAGTAGATGCAATTGGGCTACTACTCTCAACACTTCAGGTGTGATTTCCTGCGTGAGTGTTATCCTAAGTTTTTGTTGTCATCAGTGGTATCAATTTAGGTGCCATGAATACAGGTTGTGCTTCTTCCTGTGCTAGCTGGTGCATTTTTAAATCAGTATTTCCAAGGCCTGGTTAAATTTATTTCCCCTGTGATGCCACCCATTGCTGTTGCAACTGTAGCTGTTTTATGTGGAAATGCAATTGCTCAGAGTGCTTCTGCAATTCTTATGTCTGGTAGACAAGTGGTGCTAGCTGCATCTCTGCTTCATGCATCTGGATTTTTCTTTGGTTACATACTTTCTAGGATGCTTGGGATTGATGTGTCATCATCAAGGACAATCTCTATTGAGGTTGGCATGCAGGTAAGCAATTCATATACCGAAGAAGTTCCTTTTTGTTCATCCAGTGATTGTTGACAACATTCCAATGCTAGAAAACCCattattttccatttatttcctgatttttttaataagtaattgaattttattaaaaagtgaaaggaTGTAATTCAAGTacatagaaagtatacaagctagaaaaagaaaaaagatcaagaaaatcattgaagCTAGTAATATGAAGGAACTCAAAGGCACACAACAAAAAGTAAGACatgatcatcttccacactactaCCCATTGAGAATAGCCACGCTGCCATTTTCAGCAAGTGGAGAGATTCACTACTCGCCTAGGTATGATCCACTTTAAACCATAGAGGCCGAAGATAGAACTCCAAAAGGCATAagcaatctcacaatggagcAGGAGGTAATCTACAGATTTctcattcttcttgcacatgcaaTACCAATCTACCACTATGAAATATCGTTTTCTTAAGTTATCTAATGTGAGGATTTTCCCTAAAGTGGTTGACCAAACAAAGAACGTGACTCTCAAGAGAACCTTATTTTGCCAAATACTCCTCTAAGGGGAGGGGTCATTGTCATGGGGAATAAGGACATTATAGAACGATTTAATATCAAACAATCCTCTCTTGGAAGGCCCTACACAAGTTGTTCTAACCGCCTCGTCTTAGTTTGAAAGAAtacaacaattttgaaaaatgtaatgAAGATATCAACCTCCCAATCATGCGCCGCTCTGAAAAATTAATGTTCTACTGATGAGAGTCATTGGAAAGGTGTAAACAATGTACCATGAAAGCGTTTTGAAACGAGCTAAGCTGAATAAATCCAAAACTGCTACCTTAAGGTGCTTCTCCGCACACAATAcatcatgtcaaaatttttcCTTAGATCCATCCCCCTCCTTGAATCTAGTGTATCTAGAGTGATCCCCCCAACCCTTCGTAATAAATTTCCATAAACAAACCCCATACGGCCAATTAACCTCACTAGAACACCACCCAaccaatgagctttagctcaaatggtacttcctccctttgtagcaaggtggagggtgaggaTGGGTTAAAGTCCCACCGGGTGCGTGTGTAACTTactaatcaaaaaaataaaataaaaaacaccacccaccccacaaGCTACCATATTTACAATCCACTACTGCTATCCACAAAGTCCTCTCTAAAGCATAGTGCCATAACCATTTTTCCAAGAGAACATgatttaatagaattaaatttcTCACCCCCAACTCTCTCCATTAGAAATTGGAGAACACTCCTTTAATTTGGAATGCTCCTTTAATTTTGAAGCTAGAAGCAGTGGCTCTAGTTAGCGTAAAGGCAAGACTTCTTTGCGGGTTTAGGGCTTCTTTGGGGTGTAGGGGTTTGTTTTGCGGGTTTAGGGCTTCTTTGAGTTTTAGGGTTCTTTCATGgggtcttttttttattttttattttatttttcccagtGTTctcccctctgcgcttttgatatgcaatattacttatcaaaaaaaaaaaaaaattggagaacaATACTTAGAACAACTCACtaagtgaaatttgaactttTCACCAATACTTCCCCACAGGAAATCTCATCGTAACTGCTCAATGCGATTTGCAACGCTGGTATGGATGGTAAAGAGGGACAAGGAGGCAAATTAGACAAGGTGCTCTTGATCAAAGTAATCCTACCACCCTTGGACAAATACAACCTCTTCCAACCAGCCAAACAAAGCTCAATCTTCTCATTGATGTCATCCCAAATAGATATGGCTTTAAAGGAGCTCTCAAcggaagaccaagatacttcaaaagCAAGTAGGAAATCCGGCAACCCAAAATGCAAGCCCAACCTTCTACACTATTGACATTTCTGATGAGGCGAAAATCTTTAATATCAAGGGCCCCTGATTTTTTCAGAATAAGAATGATAAAAATGGCATTAaggtttgtttttttaaaaacttgcCTCTAGCATGGAAATCATGGAAGACCTTCATTAAATCATCCTTAAGAACATCCCAGCAAGCTTGGAAGAATGCCATAGAAAAACTGTCAGGACCTTATCACTATTCAAGGCTTTCACAACCTCATAGATCTCACCCTCCTCAAACACTCTCTCCAACCAATTAGCCTCTACCTTCCTAATGGAGTCAAAAGAAAGTCATCCAGCTTCTGCCAGCTGAATTGCTCAGcatacaaactatttttttataggtaaaGGAAATTCATTAGACACGCAAAGAGGTGCAATCCAAGTACATAAGAagtatagaaaagaaaacacccAGCAAAtcaagaataagaaaaaaagagaacaaaaatctgCATAGCTAGAGACACGGGGTAAAGCAGTTGCAAAGCTCCACTGAAATAAGGTTTTGACAAGACAAGTTCGTAGTAGATTCACACTTGTTCTCTCTTGATCATTGAAGCTTCAAGTGTTCCTTTCTCCCCAAATGCACCAAAATAAGAACGGAGGAATTGAATTTCAAACAATAATGCTATCATGTTGGCCGACCCCCCTATTCCAACACGCTAAAAGGTCCACCACCCGTTTAGGTATACCGCACTCTACCCCAAACATCTGAAAAACCATAATCCACAGCTCTCTAGTGACATcagaatgaagaaaaagatgatctGGAGTTTCCTCACTCTTTTTACACATACAATACCAATTTATTACTATGATGTGACGCTTACAGagattatccaaagtgagaATTTTTCCAAGGAAAGTTGTCCACATAAAGAAAGCCAACTTCAAAAGAACCTTACTCCTCTAAacgctcttccaagggaaagaggAAACACTGTTAGGTAGAAGAACCTTATAAAAAGTTTTGACATCAAAAGATCCTTTTAAGGGCATCCAACATAGGCTATCATCACCCTCTCGAACCACTCTAGCGGAATAcaaaacattgaagaaagagGAGATGGAGTCCACCTCCCAATTATGCACCAACTTGTGAAGTTAATGTCCCAATGAGTTGTATTATTACTAATGCTCCCAAGGTCAACCACCATTGCATCCCTATTCCGGGCAAGACATAATAATTCCGGTAAAGAAACCTTCAAAGGACGATCTCCACACCATATATCATGCAAGAACCTAGTATGCGAGCCATCACCCATTTCCACACTAGTAAAATTATAGAAGATATCCCAGCCCTCCTAATGTGTTTCTAAAGGCTCACCCCATAAGCACCACTGACCCCCTCAGTACACCAACCCCCTTATCCCCAATCCAGCGCTAAAAAGCCTCTCTCCACACCAAACCTCCACAACCATTTACCAAAAAGTGCCTAATTGAATGTACACAAGCTCCTGTTCCCTAACCCTCCAACATGGATAGGAGAGAAAACCTTCTTCTAATTAACAAGATGGAATTTCGGCTCATCATCCAAACCTCTCCTCAAAAATCCCTCTACAATTTTTCTGACCAATTAGCAACACTAATCGGGATAGGGAAACGGGAGAGAAAATAGGTAGGAAGGTTGGACAGAGTGCTCTTAATCAATGTTACTCGACCACCCTTAGACAAGTAAAGTCTTTTCCAAACGGctaattttctctctattttcttaATGATAGAATCCTAGACAGACTTAACCTTTAATTGGAGCACCCAAAAGAAGACCCAAATATTTCAAAGGCAAGGAAGAAATCCTACAACCCAGAATATGAGCCAACCCACTCATATTGAGCACGTTACCCACATGAACCAACTCCGATTTAGCCAAGTTAGTCTTCAAAACAAAGGCAACTTCAAAACAAAGTGTTCATGTTATTGTAATGAAtagatgttgcatgtgtaagagaaGTGAGAAGATgatggaccatcttcttcttcattgcgaggtagctTCTGCTTTGTGGAGTACTATTTTGGGTCGTTTTGGgatgtcttgggtgatgcctagaTGGATTTTCGAGTTGTTTGCCAATTGGTGGTCTGCTGGGAGGAGGGGGAGTACTTCGGTTTgaaagatggtgcctacttgccttttttggtgtttatggagggagaggaataataggtgctttgaggacttggagaggtCCACGGAGGACAttttatcctattatttttatactttgtatctttggactatAGCTTTTGTGTCCCTGTTATCGATTAGctttgatgattttcttgttcactTTTTCCtctctagttaggtgatccctgttgtatactccttgtgtaCTTTGTggcaccttacgcttttaataagactaattattacttactaaaaaaaaaggatgacaCATCTCAGATATCGCATATGGTCTGGAGCAATCTCACACCTGTAacgattaattttattttattttctcttcatttttgttGAATATTGAGTGATAAAAACCTTGGCTTCCTATCATCAATGCAAGATCCTTTCTTActaatttgttcttttctttctatttccgTTGAGtccattaaataaataaataaatagcagcCAATCTGATTACCTCATTTATTTCagaattaaaaatgaaaaaagaagcaaCCGAACAATTGGTGTTGTGCGAGGGATGTGTCGTTTGTGAAAAGTGGTGCTAAGTTCGTATTAGGTGGTGTCGTTGTGCGACACTATTTGTTTGCCATTGGTGGTGGCTATGCGACGGGGGTTGTTCGTGGTGGGACAGTGAGTGTGGGTGTTGCAATGAGTGGCGAGTCATACATGGGTGGCCATTTGGTGGTGTTGCAAGTTTGGTGATGTGGTGGTCTGTGCATGGCAGCATGAAGGGTGACCTACAAAGCAGCAGTCATGCGGAGGTGACCGTGCGCGATGCAATCATCGTGCATGGCGGCGCGAACTGGTGTTCATGCGTGCATGCGTTGTATGTGGTGGTTCGTGTGTCGTGCATGGACGAGGTGACTGTGCTCGTGTTTGGCTGTGTGAAGAGGCTATCTTCCGGGCCGGTGGCTGTGTGTGGCGTCATGAAGTGATGAGCCATGCGTGAGTTGTAGGAAGAAGAATACCATTTGGTGCGTAGTAAAGAGTGCGTATCTAGGTTGGTATACTAAACCTATCATTATTCAGAACAAGATTAGTGGTTGTTTTGTTCCATGAATAGAACTATTTGGCTATTTatattgtttgtttggttgcaagAATAGGATTTTCCTTGTTCCATTCATGTTTAGTTATAATATTTGAAGTTGTTTGGTTACGGGAATAAGTTGATCTGtatccccctttttttttttctttttttttttttttttgtaattgtaGGATAGTTTTATTTCTCTGAAgagaaaaagattatatatatatatatatggagaaaaagagagggagagactaccaaaaaaaaaagaaaaagaaaagaaaaggaattcaAGCACTTTTGGTGTGTATGCCCTTTACATGAAAGCAAAAGATGAATATCTTCCTAAAGTCACGGATTGAGTCGAAGTTCTTCAGCAATTAGAGGAAGTTATTAATGAATCCATCCTACTTGCTATTGGCAAAAAGGACCAAGAATAGAGATCAAGATCACTTGCTAGCTGAATTCCATTAAACACACGTTTCGTAATGATCTTGATCAAGGATTCCTGCGTGTAAACTTAGAAGATCTTGAATCCCATGTTGGATGAGAAGGATAAATGTTTATCCTTAGCAAGTGCAGGGTACATGGTAGATAAAGAACTAGTTGAGGTATCGTCTCTACAATACGATGAAAAAGCAAGTTATCATCCGGTTTGACAAGCTTTGTTGGAAGGGAATTGATTTGACAAAGTCAAATGATTGCAAAGAGGTGTTTTCTTCAAACTGTGAGGGTTAGATGTCTAAGAAGGGTAAtgttaattcaaaaaaaaatttgtgtcgCCCTTAGTAAAAGGAGAtagatttaaaaaatttccactTTTTCCACTTCCACCACACAGCATTCATGAGACATTATCCTTAATGAGGAAAAGGTGGCCGCCATGGGATCAAGGACGTGGATTAGAGACACATTTTGTTAATAATTAACCTTGAGACATGGTTGTTCTGAATGGCTGGGTGATGTTAGGAAACCCTTCATTATTTACTTGATTTCCTTTAATGTTGTCAAATCTgcatttatttctattttcaaaataagtttaattcttctttatttaaGATTGTAGATTCTGTATGGCCAAACTATCGAAGAAGAATGCAATTTGGTCTTGAGCATATTTGGAGGTTCGATACTCTTGAGAGATAAAGAGTCTCCTATCATCCAAGTGAAGACTTTTAGTCAACTATTCGATTCATTCTGAATGAATAAGGATAGAATCATATTTTAGAATGGTTTGATGgccaatgttaaaaaaatttcgagtGAACTGGTTGAGCACTAATCTTAGTATTTTGTCTTCACAAAGTTCAGTGTCTCTTATCTGCCTGTCTCTTTTCTGTCTGTTTGTGTTTCAGAACTCAGTGCTTGGAGTAGTTCTTGCTAGTCAGCATTTTGGAAATCCATTGACAGCCGTACCATGTGCAGTCTCCAGTGTCTGTCACTCAATATTTGGTAGTGTCTTGGCAGGAATTTGGCGACGCATGCCCGCCCAGAAGCAGGATTAgagagtaattctatttagtaaACTCTCGACTATCATTCAACTGAAAATTAGGAGTAGTGCAACAAATCCTTTTCGAGTCtttttaagaatgatgtggttattaaaattacaattgagtttgtgattaatcattattgaattctgatcaaatgatgattttactAGTCACGttattcttggagggactcaagagggacacaagagggacttctttgattttgttattatttttttgacaggTTCTGACCCAGTGGCTGATTTTGAATGACATGGGGCTgaattttattgacatgtcattCAATTATATGATAGTTGTACTTTTGATTATTCAGGATTAAATTTTCATGAATAGTATTGTACTATAGGCTTTGGATAAAATTTGGAATTCTCCTTTTCTTGTCCCAAAGAATATTGCGAATACTTTCTGAAAAAATTAGTCAATAAACACCAGAATTTTGCAGGTGTCCACATTTTATTATGCCAATATGTCCTGGAATCATAAAGGCTGATCAGCCTGTTCTAATTATGCATATTTGAGGGATTTTAactacgtttttttttttttctttttttctttaagtctTTTGTCCCTGTtcattttacttatttattttctccCTAGATACTTTATGTCCTTGAATCATATGTGCAAGAACGATGTTCACCAACCAGAATATTTCTTCTTAACTATGATTTTAATGTTACTTATAAAAGAATTGCTTTCAAGTGCCCACCATATCATCGTAGAAGGTGATACATTGGAAATTGTGTATGAATTGCGACACGATAGTTGTTGTTGGAGTATGTACGGCCAACTGGTTGATGAACGTAAAAATTATGTTGAATTGTTTTCAGGCATGGTTTGTAGGGCATATTAATAGAGAAGCCAATGAGACAGCTTATTGTTTAACGAAAACTGCTCTT
This genomic interval from Corylus avellana chromosome ca3, CavTom2PMs-1.0 contains the following:
- the LOC132173724 gene encoding probable sodium/metabolite cotransporter BASS1, chloroplastic, giving the protein MQSSLSCSHHGRIGFSFQQNTNPAWAYPQRRVQSPLFLILRSTRPYTSPASSSVQLALRSPHFQSQPPPPNKPTWTPSTAFIPHPEVIDGPASRFPPLRCGVSSNSYSTNGARSFRDWIELIGEAVSTAFPIWVALGCLLGLIKPSSFNWVQPKWTIVGITLTMLGMGMTLTLDDLRGALAMPKQLLSGFLLQYSVMPLSGFLVSKLLNLPPYYAAGLILVGCCPGGTASNIVTYIARGNVALSVLMTAASTLAAVFMTPFLTAKLAGQYVAVDAIGLLLSTLQVVLLPVLAGAFLNQYFQGLVKFISPVMPPIAVATVAVLCGNAIAQSASAILMSGRQVVLAASLLHASGFFFGYILSRMLGIDVSSSRTISIEVGMQNSVLGVVLASQHFGNPLTAVPCAVSSVCHSIFGSVLAGIWRRMPAQKQD